One Lepus europaeus isolate LE1 chromosome 7, mLepTim1.pri, whole genome shotgun sequence DNA segment encodes these proteins:
- the LOC133764340 gene encoding olfactory receptor 4B1-like encodes MASTSNVTEFIFNGLFQDPEVQRACFVVFLPVYLATVVGNGLIVLTVSVSKNLRSPMYFFLGYLSLVEISYSSIIVPKFLTDLLTKIKTISLQGCLAQIFFFHFFGVTEILLLTVMAYDRYVAICRPLYYTVIMSRPVCHLLVSGSWLGGIIHSMVQILVAVQLPFCGPNVIDHYFCDLHPLFKIACTDTFVEGAIILVNSGLFSVFSFLFLLSSYVVILFNLRKHSAEGRRKALSTCASHITVVVLFFGPAIFLYMRPSSSFTEDKLVAVFYTVITPMLNPIIYTLRNAEVKTAVRRLCGKTEHAGVE; translated from the coding sequence ATGGCCAGTACAAGTAATGTGACTGAATTTATTTTCAATGGCCTTTTCCAGGATCCTGAGGTACAGAGAGCATGCTTCGTGGTGTTTCTTCCTGTGTACCTGGCCACGGTGGTGGGCAATGGCCTCATCGTCCTGACAGTTAGTGTCAGTAAGAACCTTCGTtctcccatgtacttcttccttgGCTACCTGTCCTTGGTGGAGATCAGCTACTCCTCTATTATCGTCCCGAAATTCCTCACTGATTTACTCACCAAGATCAAAACCATCTCCCTGCAGGGCTGTCTAGCCCAAAtattcttcttccatttctttgggGTCACCGAGATCCTCTTGCTCACAgtgatggcctatgaccgctatgtggccatctgcagaccCCTGTACTATACAGTCATTATGAGCCGGCCTGTGTGTCACCTTCTGGTGTCTGGTTCCTGGCTGGGGGGCATCATTCACTCTATGGTTCAGATCCTTGTTGCTGTCCAGTTGCCCTTCTGTGGTCCCAATGTGATTGACCACTACTTCTGTGACCTCCATCCCTTATTCAAGATCGCCTGCACTGACACCTTTGTAGAAGGAGCGATTATATTGGTCAATAGTGGGttattctctgtcttctccttcctcttcttgtTGTCTTCCTATGTTGTCATCCTGTTCAACTTGAGGAAGCATTCCGCAGAGGGCAGGCGCAAAGCcctctccacctgtgcctctcacaTCACCGTGGTCGTCCTGTTCTTTGGACCTGCCATCTTCCTCTACATGcggccctcctcctccttcactgaGGACAAACTGGTGGCTGTGTTCTACACGGTCATcacccccatgctgaaccccATCATCTACACACTCAGAAATGCAGAGGTCAAAACTGCTGTGAGGAGGTTGTGTGGCAAAACGGAGCATGCAGGGGTGGAGTGA
- the LOC133764339 gene encoding olfactory receptor 4B1 yields MARTNNVTELILTGLFQDPDVQRVCFLLFLPVYLATVVGNGLIVVLVSISKSLRSPMYFFLGFLSLVEISYSSTTVPKFLIDLLAKIKTVSLQGCLAQIFFFHFFGVAEILLLVVMAYDRYVAICKPLRYINIMSRQLCHILVAGSWLGGFIHSIIQILITIQLPFCGPNVIDHYFCDLQPLFKLACADTFVEGVIVLANSGLIALCSFLILVSSYVVILFNLRKHSAEGRRKALSTCASHITVVVLFFGPAIFLYMRPSSSFTEDKLVAVFYTVITPMLNPIIYTLRNAEVKTAVRRLCGKTEHAGVE; encoded by the coding sequence ATGGCCAGGACAAATAATGTGACTGAATTGATTCTCACTGGCCTTTTCCAGGACCCAGATGTGCAGAGAGtatgttttctgttgtttcttcctGTGTACCTGGCCACGGTAGTGGGCAATGGCCTCATTGTTGTATTGGTCAGCATCAGTAAGAGTCTGCGTTCCCCCATGTACTTCTTTCTCGGCTTCCTGTCCTTGGTGGAGATCAGCTACTCGTCAACGACTGTCCCTAAATTCCTCATTGACTTACTCGCCAAGATCAAAACCGTCTCCCTGCAGGGCTGTCTGGCCCAGATATTCTTCTTCCACTTCTTCGGAGTTGCTGAGATCCTTCTGCTTGTGgtgatggcctatgaccgctacGTGGCCATCTGCAAGCCTCTTCGTTACATAAACATCATGAGCCGCCAACTGTGTCATATTCTGGTAGCTGGTTCCTGGCTGGGGGGCTTCATTCACTCCATAATTCAGATTCTTATTACCATTCAGTTGCCCTTCTGTGGTCCCAATGTGATTGACCACTACTTCTGTGACCTCCAGCCACTATTCAAACTTGCCTGTGCCGACACCTTTGTGGAAGGGGTTATTGTATTGGCCAACAGTGGGTTAATTGCTCTGTGCTCCTTCCTCATCTTGGTGTCTTCCTATGTTGTCATCCTGTTCAACTTGAGGAAGCATTCTGCAGAGGGCAGGCGCAAAGCcctctccacctgtgcctctcacaTCACCGTGGTCGTCCTGTTCTTTGGACCTGCCATCTTCCTCTACATGcggccctcctcctccttcactgaGGACAAACTGGTGGCTGTGTTCTACACGGTCATcacccccatgctgaaccccATCATCTACACACTCAGAAATGCAGAGGTCAAAACTGCTGTGAGGAGGTTGTGTGGCAAAACGGAGCATGCAGGGGTGGAGTGA